A genome region from Novipirellula galeiformis includes the following:
- a CDS encoding DUF1549 and DUF1553 domain-containing protein translates to MRFHTFAICVTLVIAAPKLNAQSITSIQPRSCKPGQTAKLIVHGKELNDSLKFLTSSSDIQTRIESIEATQAVIELTLAADTPLGPFGLSIAGGNGPLMQATLLADDLEVVQDNGNNHSEETAQPITLLSSVEGTCEAGKSDFYKINVSEGQRVAFEILTQPLQSAMDPVVRILAADGQTLHLDDDGPVGPDPRFSHRFATAGDYWIEVHDNRHTATGIYQLRVGDFPVVSHAYPLAIQAGQTTPIEVVGTDSEGMSPRDFSMPAEAIGHVNVNAKMKDGKSSAWVPVAVSKHPQVIEANATQPLAIPVGVSGGLTHPGEVDSYQLIGKKGELVRIQSQTRSLGCATLLKMQLFNAAGAMLAETKVTDSDEWSLDFTFPEAGDYRLDVADLLKRGGPGFGYAIEVASAGSFSVALKADVKGRQEFAIEPDHGACAIDLTIARFGYEGEIELSLAEPVEGLRILNPRIAAKVAESRVYLASDTKWTAGNLANVRLRATAVGQPENYCIVDSRSLHRIKSPSILRPLSWNDGAIFLASAAKTESPFALQTAAPIQLARPLKTHTATLTLQRVNEGFKDAVVLLGNALPSGWSVAATAEKDTLTATLTDANAESSAVAELPLLVFGEFNGRGRIETYPLAVQWIDPVGVSLEFPEPLVRGGRAKVRAKIVRQGKDPQPITLNFAPAVAGVTGPESIAVAADQTQVEFELAFSADVADDTRLSLTATTTFGGQNVSVSSEPTPLPIIDSPVALTVYPQQVELDGRRSQQRIAVTGLDANQSSRDWTRFARMTSADPAIAEVVAGVILPKADGKTEILVEVGSIHQRIAVVVQQMAVERPIAFETELLVALSKQGCNSGACHGSPSGKGGFRLSLRAFDQKLDELTLVREDFGRRTNSLDPQQSLLLLKPLMKVAHGGGKQLHKEDAAYQVILDWIAGGAQLDPEGTPRVVRLEVFPNQKQILRVTDGGQQLAVTAHFADGTRRDVTKLVAYETSDTNVATIDVHGFVTPHDRGEIAVLVRFLEHIETLPLMFIEPSDAFQWKSPPANNYIDELVNAKLKQLQYLPSETCSDAEFIRRTSLDVIGILPTVEQTQAFLADESADKRAKWVDALLEREEYAKFWTLKWGDLLRMTSKLVGDDGVYKYHRWVEQSLRDNMPYDEFAKQLLTGSGSTLANPPANFYRTATDMNECVETISQVFLGARLQCAKCHNHPFERWTQDNYYGLGAFFNRVQRRNTERPGEMFVYTGFEGDVIQPRTGAVMAPWLPQVGSIEANNDEDRRIAFAQWLTEPSNPYFARIEANRIWSQLFARGIVDPIDDFRDSNPPTNAPLLDALAKDFVESGYDRKHLLRVILGSRTYQASYLANSFNESDDQYFSHQQPRLLSAEQLLDAINQTLGLSQTFGSLPAGTLATQLPAPDVVKVDFLKTFGQPERSTVCACERSDDSNLGMAIELFNGPMMHGKLRDEANRFRTLIADGKSVKETIATLYLAAVCRPPSELELKVALEHCAKNEDPAAGIEDVCWALFNTDEFLFQH, encoded by the coding sequence ATGCGTTTTCATACCTTTGCAATTTGTGTAACACTGGTGATTGCCGCGCCAAAACTCAACGCGCAAAGCATCACCTCGATCCAGCCGCGAAGTTGCAAGCCGGGGCAAACAGCGAAATTGATCGTGCATGGTAAAGAGCTTAACGATTCGCTGAAGTTCTTAACGAGCTCGAGCGACATTCAAACGCGAATCGAAAGTATCGAGGCGACGCAAGCGGTGATCGAATTGACCTTGGCTGCCGACACGCCCTTGGGTCCGTTTGGATTGTCAATCGCCGGGGGAAATGGGCCGTTGATGCAAGCGACGTTGTTGGCGGACGATTTAGAGGTCGTGCAAGACAATGGCAACAACCACTCTGAGGAAACCGCACAACCGATCACGTTGTTATCGTCCGTCGAAGGAACTTGCGAAGCCGGGAAAAGTGATTTTTACAAAATCAATGTCAGCGAAGGCCAACGTGTTGCCTTCGAAATCCTCACTCAACCGCTGCAATCCGCAATGGATCCGGTCGTCCGCATTCTCGCTGCCGATGGCCAAACGCTGCATTTAGATGACGATGGACCGGTGGGCCCGGACCCTCGCTTCAGTCATCGTTTTGCGACCGCAGGCGATTATTGGATCGAGGTGCACGACAACCGCCACACCGCGACGGGAATCTACCAGCTACGAGTTGGAGACTTCCCCGTCGTTAGCCATGCCTATCCGTTGGCGATCCAGGCGGGCCAGACCACGCCGATCGAGGTGGTCGGCACCGATAGCGAAGGAATGTCCCCGCGTGACTTCAGCATGCCCGCCGAGGCGATCGGGCATGTGAACGTGAACGCAAAAATGAAAGACGGAAAATCGTCGGCTTGGGTGCCGGTTGCGGTCAGCAAGCATCCGCAAGTGATTGAAGCCAATGCAACGCAACCGCTCGCGATTCCGGTGGGGGTTAGCGGGGGTTTAACGCACCCCGGCGAAGTCGACTCCTATCAATTGATTGGCAAAAAGGGGGAACTCGTTCGCATCCAATCCCAAACGCGAAGCCTTGGCTGCGCAACGCTGTTAAAGATGCAGTTGTTCAATGCCGCCGGAGCGATGCTTGCCGAGACCAAAGTAACCGACAGCGACGAGTGGAGTTTGGATTTCACATTCCCCGAGGCGGGCGACTACCGACTCGATGTCGCTGACCTACTCAAACGCGGTGGACCGGGCTTTGGCTACGCCATCGAAGTCGCCTCGGCAGGGTCCTTCTCGGTGGCACTCAAAGCGGATGTGAAAGGGCGTCAGGAATTCGCCATCGAGCCCGATCATGGTGCTTGTGCGATCGACTTGACCATTGCGAGATTTGGTTACGAGGGTGAAATCGAGTTGTCGCTCGCCGAGCCGGTCGAGGGTTTACGAATTCTCAATCCCCGGATCGCTGCAAAGGTCGCGGAGTCGCGTGTGTACCTTGCTTCGGATACCAAGTGGACCGCTGGCAACCTCGCCAACGTGCGATTGCGTGCGACAGCGGTGGGCCAGCCCGAGAATTACTGCATCGTTGACAGCCGATCACTGCACCGGATCAAATCGCCCTCCATCCTTCGCCCGCTGAGTTGGAACGATGGGGCGATCTTCCTTGCGAGTGCCGCAAAGACGGAATCCCCCTTTGCGTTACAGACCGCTGCGCCGATCCAATTGGCGCGTCCCTTGAAAACCCACACCGCGACCTTGACGCTCCAGCGTGTGAACGAAGGTTTCAAAGATGCCGTCGTGTTGCTCGGCAATGCCTTGCCAAGTGGGTGGAGTGTTGCCGCCACCGCGGAAAAAGACACGCTCACAGCCACACTGACCGACGCAAACGCTGAGTCGTCCGCCGTCGCTGAACTGCCGCTTCTCGTATTCGGCGAGTTTAATGGTCGTGGACGGATCGAAACCTATCCGTTGGCGGTGCAGTGGATTGATCCGGTGGGGGTCTCGCTTGAGTTTCCTGAGCCGCTTGTCCGTGGGGGCCGAGCGAAAGTACGAGCGAAGATCGTTCGACAGGGCAAGGATCCTCAACCGATCACATTGAACTTTGCGCCAGCGGTCGCAGGCGTGACAGGACCGGAATCGATCGCCGTCGCTGCGGACCAAACGCAAGTGGAGTTCGAGTTGGCATTCTCGGCGGATGTGGCAGACGACACCCGCCTGAGTCTCACTGCGACGACCACGTTCGGAGGTCAAAACGTTTCGGTCTCGTCGGAGCCCACTCCGCTACCGATCATCGACAGCCCCGTGGCGTTGACGGTTTATCCGCAGCAAGTGGAGCTCGACGGTCGGCGTAGTCAACAACGGATTGCCGTGACGGGATTGGACGCGAATCAGTCGTCACGTGATTGGACCCGTTTCGCCCGAATGACCTCCGCGGACCCCGCGATTGCAGAAGTGGTCGCAGGGGTAATCCTCCCTAAAGCGGATGGCAAAACCGAGATACTCGTCGAAGTGGGGTCGATACATCAACGGATTGCAGTGGTGGTTCAGCAGATGGCGGTTGAGCGCCCCATCGCCTTCGAAACCGAGTTGCTCGTCGCCCTCTCAAAACAAGGATGCAACTCCGGAGCGTGCCATGGTTCGCCGAGCGGGAAAGGTGGTTTTCGCTTGTCGCTACGGGCATTCGACCAGAAGCTTGACGAATTAACGCTGGTGCGTGAGGACTTTGGTCGCCGCACCAACTCGCTGGATCCGCAACAGAGTCTATTGTTGCTAAAGCCGCTGATGAAAGTTGCCCACGGTGGCGGTAAACAGTTACACAAAGAGGATGCTGCGTATCAGGTCATTCTCGATTGGATCGCCGGCGGTGCTCAACTCGATCCCGAGGGCACGCCACGAGTCGTGCGGTTGGAGGTGTTTCCAAACCAGAAACAAATATTGAGAGTCACCGATGGCGGACAACAACTGGCCGTGACCGCACACTTCGCGGACGGTACTAGACGTGATGTGACCAAGTTAGTGGCCTACGAAACCTCCGATACAAACGTGGCCACGATTGATGTCCATGGCTTTGTGACCCCTCACGATCGCGGCGAGATCGCCGTTTTAGTTCGCTTTTTGGAGCATATCGAGACGTTACCGCTGATGTTCATTGAACCCAGCGATGCGTTCCAGTGGAAGTCCCCCCCCGCGAACAACTACATCGATGAACTCGTCAACGCGAAGCTAAAACAGTTGCAGTATTTACCGTCCGAGACCTGCAGCGATGCTGAATTTATCCGACGTACCAGTTTGGACGTGATCGGTATTCTGCCAACGGTGGAGCAAACCCAGGCGTTCCTGGCCGACGAGAGTGCAGACAAACGGGCCAAATGGGTCGACGCGTTGTTGGAGCGAGAGGAATACGCCAAGTTCTGGACGCTCAAATGGGGCGATTTGCTGCGGATGACGAGTAAGTTGGTGGGGGACGATGGAGTCTACAAATACCATCGCTGGGTCGAGCAATCGCTTCGTGACAACATGCCATACGATGAATTCGCGAAGCAATTATTGACCGGTAGCGGCAGCACCCTTGCCAACCCGCCTGCGAATTTCTATCGCACGGCGACCGATATGAACGAGTGTGTCGAGACAATTTCACAGGTCTTCTTGGGAGCACGGTTGCAATGTGCGAAGTGCCATAACCATCCATTCGAACGATGGACGCAAGACAACTATTACGGACTTGGTGCCTTTTTTAACCGTGTCCAACGACGCAACACCGAGCGTCCCGGTGAGATGTTCGTGTACACCGGCTTCGAAGGAGATGTGATTCAGCCACGCACCGGCGCGGTGATGGCCCCGTGGTTGCCGCAGGTCGGTAGCATCGAAGCCAACAACGATGAAGATCGTCGGATTGCCTTTGCTCAATGGTTGACCGAACCGAGCAATCCTTACTTTGCTCGCATCGAGGCCAATCGCATTTGGAGCCAACTTTTTGCACGCGGCATTGTCGATCCGATCGATGACTTTCGCGATTCCAATCCTCCCACCAATGCGCCGCTGTTGGACGCATTGGCCAAGGACTTTGTCGAAAGCGGTTACGACCGCAAACACTTGTTGCGAGTGATCTTGGGAAGTCGCACGTACCAGGCCAGCTATTTGGCGAATTCGTTCAATGAATCGGACGACCAATACTTTTCGCATCAGCAACCGCGGCTGCTGAGTGCCGAGCAGTTGCTCGACGCGATCAACCAAACGCTTGGCTTGAGCCAAACGTTTGGAAGTTTGCCGGCGGGAACGTTGGCGACCCAATTGCCGGCACCCGATGTTGTCAAAGTCGATTTCTTAAAAACATTTGGTCAACCCGAGCGAAGCACCGTGTGCGCGTGCGAGCGAAGTGATGATTCGAATCTCGGAATGGCGATTGAATTGTTCAATGGCCCGATGATGCACGGCAAACTACGTGACGAGGCGAATCGCTTCCGGACGCTGATCGCCGATGGAAAAAGTGTCAAAGAAACGATCGCGACATTGTATTTAGCCGCCGTCTGCCGTCCTCCGTCGGAGTTGGAATTGAAAGTGGCTTTAGAGCACTGTGCCAAAAACGAAGATCCCGCTGCAGGCATCGAAGATGTTTGTTGGGCGTTGTTTAACACCGACGAATTCTTATTCCAGCATTAG
- a CDS encoding DUF1501 domain-containing protein gives MSRNGCSGKSGHWGHEGVSRRQALQVGAIGILGLGTNHLTGLREAYAANGVTPHGKAKSCIFIFLSGGLAQHESFDMKPEAPENIRGEFRPAATKTPGLQICEHLPMLAERSNSWALCRSLTHNINEHSAAHHVMLTGHSELPTGFSPNTPSRTDRASIAAIAGYATQARNNLPTSVVLPERLVHSSGRIVPGQHAGNMGSQHDPWMIEASPFHSTSYGAFPEYHFDHQDRGKPDDRLFEAPQLSLPEGLGMRDINGRLALLETLKHQRQQLAQYEKVANFDRLRQGAVSLMTQSSVHEALNVTQADEKSLERYGRNSFGWSLLMARRLVTAGVNLIQVNLGNDETWDTHGNAFPHLKNNLFPPTDRALSALLDDLQSTGELDETLIVVAGEFGRTPQITLLEKHYKQPGRDHWGAAQSVLFAGGGIKGGNVVGKTDAHGAYPAEQPVKPENFAATIYNALGIPATAAWLDAQDRPHHIYDGEPIAGLS, from the coding sequence ATGAGTCGAAACGGATGTAGTGGCAAGTCAGGACATTGGGGCCACGAAGGCGTCTCGCGCCGCCAGGCATTGCAGGTAGGAGCGATCGGGATTCTCGGTCTTGGCACCAATCACCTAACCGGATTACGTGAGGCGTATGCCGCTAACGGGGTCACGCCCCATGGAAAAGCCAAGTCGTGCATCTTCATTTTCCTCTCCGGCGGGCTGGCTCAACACGAGAGCTTTGATATGAAACCGGAGGCGCCAGAGAACATTCGTGGCGAATTCCGTCCCGCAGCGACCAAAACACCAGGCTTGCAAATCTGTGAACACTTGCCGATGCTCGCCGAGCGCAGCAATTCCTGGGCGCTATGCCGATCGTTAACGCACAATATCAACGAACATTCCGCAGCCCACCACGTGATGCTGACCGGCCACTCCGAATTGCCGACCGGTTTCAGTCCCAACACCCCGAGTCGAACCGACCGCGCTTCGATCGCCGCGATTGCGGGCTACGCAACTCAGGCTCGCAACAATTTACCCACTTCCGTGGTTTTGCCCGAGCGGTTAGTGCATTCGAGTGGGCGAATCGTTCCCGGCCAACACGCCGGCAACATGGGGTCACAACATGATCCGTGGATGATCGAGGCCTCTCCGTTTCACAGCACGTCGTATGGAGCCTTTCCCGAATATCATTTCGACCATCAAGATCGCGGCAAACCCGATGACCGCTTGTTCGAAGCTCCACAACTCTCGCTTCCCGAGGGGCTGGGAATGCGAGACATCAATGGACGTTTAGCGTTATTGGAAACGTTGAAACATCAGCGTCAGCAATTAGCTCAGTACGAGAAGGTCGCCAATTTTGATCGTCTGCGTCAGGGCGCAGTCTCGCTGATGACCCAATCGTCGGTTCACGAAGCGTTAAACGTGACTCAAGCGGATGAAAAATCTCTTGAACGTTACGGTCGCAATTCGTTCGGTTGGTCGTTGTTGATGGCGCGACGGTTGGTGACCGCAGGAGTCAATCTGATTCAGGTCAATTTGGGCAACGACGAAACGTGGGACACTCATGGGAATGCATTTCCGCACCTGAAAAACAATCTATTTCCACCGACCGACCGAGCCCTTTCGGCGCTGCTAGACGATTTGCAATCGACGGGCGAGTTGGACGAAACGTTGATCGTGGTAGCGGGCGAATTCGGCCGTACGCCACAGATCACGTTGCTCGAAAAACATTACAAACAACCTGGCCGCGATCACTGGGGCGCGGCCCAATCGGTGTTGTTCGCAGGCGGCGGGATTAAGGGAGGTAATGTCGTCGGAAAAACCGATGCACATGGAGCCTACCCTGCGGAGCAACCGGTCAAGCCCGAGAACTTCGCTGCAACGATTTACAACGCCTTAGGGATTCCCGCCACCGCCGCCTGGCTCGACGCTCAAGACAGACCGCATCACATCTACGATGGCGAACCCATCGCCGGCCTGAGTTAA
- a CDS encoding WD40 domain-containing protein, protein MRHITLLALLLLGSPIVAADSAVSFRSDIAPILLEHCLACHGAKKAEGGYRVDNYDELLKPGDSGELPIGKTKDEPSELLRRLTCDESERMPAESEPLTAEQITRFKQWIESGAVFDGEASHTPLDLVIPSRTYADPPQSYRHAIPITATAFSPDGTQIVAAGYHELTIWDPTQKKLVRRIKNVGQRVLALAFTPDGKTLAVGCGEPGKSGEVRLLDFASGEIKNVIARTTDVVLDVAFRPHSDELAVASADSMIRIYNTQSLEEIRVIASHADWVTAVAWSDDGNRLASASRDKSVKVYDGTTAELLATYLGHGAAVRGVAFLADGKQVISSGGDNKLHRWNIEGAKKVAEIGFGGEAFKLIRGDNFVLVPCADKRLLRIDLGNNTIAQEFKGHTDWVISAALKPTEAEPQVVSGSLNGEVRLWKLADGVLLQAWIAKP, encoded by the coding sequence ATGAGACACATCACATTGCTCGCTTTGCTGCTGCTTGGATCGCCCATCGTGGCAGCGGACTCCGCGGTGAGTTTCCGTAGTGACATTGCGCCGATCTTGCTCGAACATTGCTTAGCGTGTCATGGTGCCAAGAAGGCCGAAGGCGGTTATCGTGTCGACAATTATGACGAGTTACTAAAGCCAGGCGACTCAGGCGAGTTGCCAATCGGTAAAACCAAAGACGAGCCCAGCGAATTGTTACGGCGGCTGACTTGCGATGAATCCGAGCGGATGCCTGCGGAGAGCGAACCGCTTACGGCGGAACAAATCACGCGGTTCAAACAATGGATCGAAAGTGGGGCGGTATTCGATGGCGAAGCAAGTCACACGCCCTTGGATCTCGTCATCCCCTCGCGCACCTATGCCGATCCGCCGCAATCGTATCGCCATGCAATTCCCATTACCGCCACGGCGTTCTCGCCCGATGGAACGCAAATCGTGGCGGCCGGTTATCACGAATTGACGATTTGGGACCCCACTCAAAAGAAGCTTGTTCGCCGAATCAAAAATGTCGGGCAACGCGTGCTCGCCCTCGCGTTCACCCCGGATGGGAAAACATTGGCCGTGGGCTGTGGCGAGCCGGGCAAGAGCGGAGAAGTGCGGTTGCTCGACTTTGCCAGCGGGGAAATTAAAAATGTGATCGCACGAACAACCGATGTGGTGCTCGATGTGGCGTTTCGCCCCCACAGCGATGAACTCGCGGTAGCCTCTGCCGACAGCATGATTCGTATCTACAACACCCAATCGCTCGAAGAAATCCGCGTCATCGCCAGCCATGCCGACTGGGTCACCGCCGTCGCCTGGAGTGACGATGGGAACCGTTTGGCGTCGGCCAGTCGTGATAAGTCAGTCAAGGTCTACGATGGCACCACGGCGGAGTTACTGGCGACGTACCTGGGGCACGGGGCCGCGGTGCGGGGAGTGGCGTTCTTGGCCGATGGCAAACAAGTCATCTCCAGCGGCGGCGATAACAAACTGCATCGCTGGAATATCGAAGGGGCTAAGAAGGTCGCGGAAATCGGCTTCGGTGGCGAAGCGTTTAAGCTGATTCGAGGCGACAATTTTGTACTCGTGCCCTGTGCGGATAAACGCTTGCTACGTATCGACCTAGGCAACAACACCATTGCTCAGGAGTTCAAGGGGCATACCGAC
- a CDS encoding DUF1501 domain-containing protein — protein sequence MLALRSSHSPCYGMDRRGFLRVGAAGVVGTTLPGLAATANDSPTSREGFGRAKSVLIVMLSGGPSQLDMLDPKPEAPEEVRGEFSPIPTTIPGVNVCEHLPKLAQQTDRWSLVRTLAHREHNHLLATHVALTGRPTPLPRGGSDLDRVETRNDFPNFAAALDFVRPRTDGIPTGVSLPNYMIEGPLTWPGQHAGFLGPKHDPWQIQGDPNDKDFRMQALAMRDGMSPARLQSRRQLLDELNHGRSAMPGVETDSLRDQQQIAFNLLTSGKMTQAFEISLESDETRDRYGRNKFGQSLLMSRRMIEAGVPIVQATMGIVQTWDTHTDNWGKLKNTLLPWLDQGLAALTDDLTASGLMDQTLVIVMGEFGRTPKVSTLPGQTLPGRDHWAHAYSGMFAGAGVRGGQVVGQTDAQAAYPVTRSWSPADICSTVFNSLGVDPEVRINDLLDRPHHLLNGTVISPLYTGRAT from the coding sequence ATGCTTGCTCTCCGTTCGAGTCATTCCCCATGCTACGGCATGGATCGCCGAGGATTTTTGCGAGTCGGCGCGGCGGGCGTGGTCGGAACGACGCTCCCCGGTCTTGCGGCAACGGCCAATGACAGCCCTACTTCTCGCGAAGGCTTTGGTCGCGCTAAGTCGGTTTTGATCGTGATGCTTAGCGGAGGGCCAAGTCAACTCGATATGCTCGACCCGAAACCGGAAGCGCCCGAGGAAGTCCGTGGCGAATTTTCTCCCATCCCGACGACGATTCCGGGGGTGAACGTCTGCGAGCACTTGCCAAAGTTGGCTCAGCAAACCGATCGCTGGTCATTGGTACGCACTCTGGCGCACCGAGAACACAACCATTTGTTGGCGACTCACGTCGCATTGACCGGACGCCCCACTCCGCTACCACGCGGCGGATCCGATTTGGATCGAGTGGAAACTCGCAACGACTTCCCCAATTTCGCAGCAGCGCTCGATTTTGTGCGGCCCCGAACGGACGGGATTCCGACGGGAGTGTCGCTGCCCAACTACATGATCGAAGGACCGTTGACATGGCCTGGGCAACACGCCGGCTTTCTCGGCCCGAAACATGATCCGTGGCAAATCCAAGGAGACCCCAATGACAAAGATTTCCGTATGCAAGCCCTGGCGATGCGCGACGGCATGTCCCCGGCTCGCCTGCAATCGCGAAGACAGTTGCTAGACGAGTTGAATCACGGTCGCAGTGCAATGCCTGGGGTGGAGACCGATTCGCTGCGTGACCAACAACAAATTGCATTCAACTTGCTGACCTCGGGCAAAATGACTCAAGCGTTCGAGATCAGTCTGGAGTCCGATGAAACTCGCGATCGCTATGGACGCAACAAATTTGGTCAATCGTTGCTAATGTCGCGTCGCATGATCGAAGCCGGAGTTCCGATCGTGCAAGCGACCATGGGGATCGTGCAAACATGGGACACGCACACGGATAACTGGGGCAAACTAAAAAACACCCTGCTGCCTTGGTTGGACCAGGGGTTGGCGGCGTTAACCGATGACTTAACGGCATCGGGATTGATGGACCAAACACTGGTGATCGTGATGGGCGAGTTTGGACGAACCCCCAAGGTCTCGACATTGCCCGGCCAGACTCTTCCTGGTCGAGACCATTGGGCTCACGCCTACTCCGGCATGTTTGCGGGAGCCGGAGTCAGAGGCGGACAGGTGGTTGGGCAAACCGATGCTCAAGCGGCTTATCCGGTAACGCGATCATGGTCGCCTGCGGATATTTGTAGCACGGTATTCAACTCGTTGGGGGTCGATCCTGAAGTTCGGATCAACGATCTGCTTGATCGCCCGCATCACCTGCTCAACGGAACTGTAATATCACCTCTCTATACGGGGCGAGCGACATGA